In Tiliqua scincoides isolate rTilSci1 chromosome 1, rTilSci1.hap2, whole genome shotgun sequence, the following are encoded in one genomic region:
- the MAP10 gene encoding microtubule-associated protein 10, with the protein MAEGDGCEESLFSLEFLVESANVEPRLVPAPVPACGPFRLAVALRLLDFPTLLVRAPHCGPGPVVPFGRGKSCLFKLRPDALKSLLRRSPLCALLLALPPMSGAARLLGSSSVSLASAAEELLLGSGPGGRRGRFPLRDLMGEFVGELGLSYRLSNLGAALLGHLGQGAAPGEPQHEEPQQKPQELLFMSPPPPPPSPRQLPSIQGESGLNLELIPEGEEEQDPAAEGGSLRSFRSSSSSSAGSQPRDLNSEDQVGELEAEANVFCPPPLYYSHTPGIPSPTPVPKPVIVAAPPKSSKKKEVPIPPALPVQKEPSSGAQETSPSPAMPSNPEMLKQTLNQLPLLNALLVELSLLNNQALEPGPCTVHPQLAWLYRNIEDGTTKPPSPSSKSLCPSRDEKKTSHHRKERERSPSPKLKKNRPDHLRCLSPSIRITYTSKGYPKFAGFERPGSPEKYNTKENTPPRRKLTYGLTNTLRLRLQRANPSMLIPHENRDHHRKKHTEVLMEKKGKSSSVKVKTPRSSPERRQKSSRHPNEKVISDQNVQFNDNIETLIQSSADQDCYTTIKEGCSDLQSNVIATSMKNSKNAEENGPTEVTETAHIEKCLKIHLPRVTEELLKRKEELQVTDIKNKTNVEAEKCVQDDNCNITTLHNPSQSNNFENNQELKTPNEVVASSENTVYSDDFTGTDSSGTSLDAPGNSSDPLEENSEQNQSVTDSDAKMSERSLTPETVSPPLPIPSAISPVQSLKKTSDLKSSGKNTGLSELDGDDSPCARTVEKELAAQHIKKEGRKEVEKLEGKQVSFDVDGNLSEDPISVEKSQSLRTSQVSSYLPSNVSDLDLSGLDESKTSEKEKEDNSEMLDVINQCRHVSELVVNNLPGYTM; encoded by the coding sequence CGGCTGCGAGGAGAGCCTGTTCTCGCTGGAGTTCCTCGTGGAGTCGGCGAACGTGGAGCCGCGGCTTGTGCCGGCGCCCGTGCCGGCCTGCGGGCCCTTCCGCCTGGCAGTGGCGCTGCGGCTGCTGGACTTCCCGACCCTCCTGGTGCGCGCCCCGCACTGCGGCCCGGGCCCGGTGGTGCCCTTCGGGCGGGGCAAGTCCTGCCTCTTCAAGCTGCGGCCGGACGCCCTGAAGAGCCTCCTGCGGCGCTCGCCGCTCTGTGccctgctgctggcgctgccccccATGTCCGGCGCCGCCCGCCTACTCGGCTCCTCCAGCGTCTCCCTGGCCTCGGCCGccgaggagctgctgctggggagcgGCCCGGGGGGGCGCAGGGGCCGCTTCCCGCTGCGGGACCTGATGGGCGAGTTCGTGGGGGAGCTGGGGCTGAGCTACCGGCTCAGCAACCTGGGCGCCGCCCTGCTGGGCCACCTGGGGCAGGGGGCCGCCCCGGGGGAGCCCCAGCatgaggagccacagcagaagccccaggagctcctgttcatgtctccgccgccgccgccgccctcgCCGCGCCAGCTCCCGAGCATCCAGGGCGAGAGCGGACTCAATCTGGAGCTCATCccggagggagaggaggagcaggatcCTGCCGCGGAAGGTGGCAGCCTGCGGTCCTtccgaagcagcagcagcagctctgccgggtcccagccccgtgACCTCAACAGCGAGGACCAAGTTGGGGAGCTGGAGGCTGAGGCGAACGTCTTTTGTCCACCGCCATTGTACTACAGCCATACGCCTGGCATTCCCAGTCCCACACCTGTTCCAAAGCCCGTGATTGTAGCAGCACCTCCAAAATCTTCAAAGAAAAAGGAAGTTCCAATTCCACCCGCACTGCCTGTTCAGAAGGAACCTTCAAGCGGTGCACAAGAGACTAGCCCCTCACCCGCAATGCCTAGCAACCCAGAGATGCTCAAACAGACCTTGAACCAGTTGCCTCTGCTGAATGCTTTACTCGTGGAGCTGTCCCTGCTGAACAACCAGGCCTTGGAACCAGGGCCTTGCACTGTGCACCCTCAGTTAGCATGGCTGTACAGAAACATAGAAGATGGTACTACCAAACCCCCATCACCCAGCTCCAAGAGTCTGTGTCCCAGCCGGGATGAAAAGAAAACCAGTCATCATCgcaaagagagagaaaggtcACCTAGCCCCAAATTAAAAAAGAATCGTCCAGATCATTTAAGATGTCTCTCTCCCTCCATACGTATAACCTATACTAGTAAAGGTTACCCAAAGTTTGCAGGCTTTGAAAGACCTGGAAGCCCTGAAAAATATAATACCAAGGAAAATACTCCCCCTCGAAGAAAGCTTACATATGGGCTGACAAACACGCTCCGGCTTCGGCTACAGCGGGCCAATCCGAGTATGTTGATACCTCATGAAAATCGGGACCATCATAGGAAAAAACACACAGAGGTATTGATGGAAAAGAAAGGCAAGAGTTCATCAGTCAAAGTAAAAACACCCCGCAGCTCTCCTGAGCGTCGACAAAAGTCTTCTAGGCACCCTAATGAAAAAGTCATCTCAGATCAAAATGTGCAGTTTAATGATAATATTGAGACTTTAATACAAAGCAGTGCTGACCAAGATTGCTATACCACCATAAAGGAAGGATGCTCTGATCTCCAAAGTAATGTTATAGCCACTAGCATGAAGAATagtaaaaatgcagaagaaaatggtCCAACTGAAGTGACTGAAACTGCCCATATAGAAAAGTGTTTGAAAATTCATCTCCCAAGAGTTACTGAAGAGTTACTGAAGAGAAAAGAAGAGTTACAGGTTACTgatatcaaaaataaaacaaacgtGGAAGCAGAAAAATGTGTACAGGATGACAATTGTAATATTACAACCCTACATAATCCTAGCCAAAGCAACAACTTTGAAAACAATCAAGAACTTAAGACTCCAAATGAAGTAGTTGCTAGCTCTGAAAACACAGTTTATTCAGATGATTTCACTGGTACTGACAGTTCTGGCACAAGCTTGGATGCTCCAGGGAACAGCTCTGATCCTTTAGAGGAAAACTCAGAACAAAATCAGTCTGTTACAGATTCAGATGCCAAAATGTCTGAGAGAAGCCTAACACCTGAAACTGTTTCACCTCCTCTTCCAATACCTTCTGCTATTTCTCCTGTCCAGTCTCTTAAAAAGACCTCTGATTTAAAATCCAGTGGAAAAAACACTGGTCTCAGTGAGCTTGATGGTGATGATTCTCCTTGTGCAAGAACTGTGGAGAAAGAACTTGCAGCTCAACATATTaagaaggaagggagaaaagaagTGGAGAAGTTGGAGGGCAAACAAGTGAGCTTCGATGTGGATGGTAATCTATCAGAAGACCCGATATCTGTGGAAAAAAGTCAATCTTTAAGGACTTCTCAAGTTAGCTCTTACTTGCCCTCCAATGTGTCTGACCTTGATCTCAGTGGATTAGATGAGAGCAAAACatctgagaaagaaaaagaggataACAGTGAGATGCTAGATGTTATTAATCAATGTAGACATGTGAGTGAACTAGTAGTAAACAATCTTCCAGGATACACAATGTAA